The Vibrio bathopelagicus genomic sequence CAAGAGCAAGTTCACCAAGGTCAGTTGAAGGACCATCAGCTAGAACATCGCCGCGTGCAACTGGTTCACCAGGAAGTACAGTTGGACGTTGGTTAATACATGTGTTTTGGTTCGAACGCGTGTACTTAGTTAGGTTGTAGATATCGATACCAGCTTCGCCAGGTACCAATTCATCTTCGTTAACCTTAACTACGATACGAGAAGCGTCAACAGACTGAACTTGACCACCACGTTTAGCAACCGCTGTAACACCAGAGTCAACTGCGATGTTACGTTCAATACCAGTACCGACTAGAGGCTTATCAGCTCTAAGTGTTGGTACAGCTTGACGTTGCATGTTCGCACCCATCAATGCACGGTTCGCATCATCGTGTTCTAGGAACGGGATAAGCGAAGCAGCGATAGATACTACTTGGTTTGTCGCAACGTCCATGTAGTCAACGTGATCGCGTGGGTGAAGACCAGATTCACCTTTTTGACGAGCAGTGATTAGCTCGTCAGCAAACGTCGCTTCTTCAGTAAGAACCGTGTTTGCCTGTGCGATAACGAATTGACCTTCCTGGATTGCAGACAGGTAATCAACTTCTTCTGTTACTACACCATCTACAACGCGACGGTACGGAGTTTCTAGGAAACCGTAATCGTTACAACGCGCAAACGCAGATAGCGAGTTAATCAGACCGATGTTTGGACCTTCAGGCGTTTCGATCGGACATAGACGACCGTAGTGAGTTACGTGAACGTCACGTACTTCAAAGCCTGCGCGTTCACGAGTTAGACCACCAGGACCTAAAGCAGAGATACGACGTTTGTGCGTAACTTCTGACAATGGGTTGTTTTGGTCCATAAACTGTGACAGCTGTGAAGAGCCAAAGAATTCTTTAACTGCAGCAGAGATCGGTTTAGCGTTGATAAGATCTTGAGGCATGATTGCATCAAGGTCACCAAGGCTTAGACGTTCTTTAACGGCACGTTCTACACGAACTAGACCAACACGGAATTGGTTTTCTGCCATTTCACCTACAGAACGGATACGACGGTTGCCAAGGTGGTCGATATCGTCCACTTCGCCTTTACCGTTACGGATGCCAATCAGTTTCTTCATCACTTCAATGATGTCTGATTCATCCAGAGTACCGCGCTCTTCTTCTTCTTCACGCTCAATAGAGCTGTTGAATTTCATACGGCCTACAGTTGATAGGTCGTAACGATCTTCAGAGAAGAACAGGCTTTCGAATAATGATTCTGCAGCTTCTTTTGTTGGTGGCTCGCCAGGACGCATCATGCGGTAGATTTCTACCAATGCAGAGATGCGATCTACTGTGCTATCTGCACGTAGAGTGTCTGACATGAATGGACCATGGTCTAGGTCATTCGTGAACAGAACTTCTAGAGATTTGTGACCTGCTTGAGATAAGTTAGCAAGTGCCTCTAGGCTGATCTCTTGGTTCGCGCCAACGATGATCTCGCCAGTTGCTTCGTTGATGTAATCTTTCGCAGCAATCTTTTCAACGATGTACTCGACAGGTACTTCGATGTGCTCAACGCCATCTTTTTCAAGCTGACGGATATGGCGAGCAGTTACACGGCGACCAGTCTCAACGTAAGTCTTACCATTTGATTCGATGTCGAATGACGCAGTTTCACCACGTAGACGATCAGGAACCAACTCCATAAGTAGAGTTTGGTCTTTCACTTCGAAGTTCACTTTGTCGAAGAACAGATCTAGGATCTCTTCTGTCGATTTACCAAGTGCACGAAGGATAATCGATGCTGGTAGCTTACGACGACGGTCGATACGTACGAATAAGTTATCCTTAGGATCGAACTCAAAGTCTAACCATGAGCCACGGTAAGGAATTACACGTGCGTTATAAAGAACTTTACCAGATGAGTGGGTCTTACCCTTATCACTGTCGAAGAACACGCCTGGGCTTCGGTGCAGCTGGGATACGATAACCCTCTCGGTACCATTAATTACGAAAGTACCATTGTCCGTCATAAGCGGAATTTCGCCCATGTAGACTTCTTGTTCTTTAATGTCTTTTACAGTACCTGCAGGCGCATCTCTATCAAAGATAACTAGACGCAGTTTAACGCGTAGTGGCTTTGAGTAAGTTACACCACGAATTTGACATTCTTTAACATCAAATACTGGCTCACCAAGACGGTAGCTAACGTATTGCAGCTCTG encodes the following:
- the rpoB gene encoding DNA-directed RNA polymerase subunit beta, with product MVYSYTEKKRIRKDFGTRPQVLDIPYLLSIQLDSFDKFIEQDPEGQYGLEAAFRSVFPIQSYNGNSELQYVSYRLGEPVFDVKECQIRGVTYSKPLRVKLRLVIFDRDAPAGTVKDIKEQEVYMGEIPLMTDNGTFVINGTERVIVSQLHRSPGVFFDSDKGKTHSSGKVLYNARVIPYRGSWLDFEFDPKDNLFVRIDRRRKLPASIILRALGKSTEEILDLFFDKVNFEVKDQTLLMELVPDRLRGETASFDIESNGKTYVETGRRVTARHIRQLEKDGVEHIEVPVEYIVEKIAAKDYINEATGEIIVGANQEISLEALANLSQAGHKSLEVLFTNDLDHGPFMSDTLRADSTVDRISALVEIYRMMRPGEPPTKEAAESLFESLFFSEDRYDLSTVGRMKFNSSIEREEEEERGTLDESDIIEVMKKLIGIRNGKGEVDDIDHLGNRRIRSVGEMAENQFRVGLVRVERAVKERLSLGDLDAIMPQDLINAKPISAAVKEFFGSSQLSQFMDQNNPLSEVTHKRRISALGPGGLTRERAGFEVRDVHVTHYGRLCPIETPEGPNIGLINSLSAFARCNDYGFLETPYRRVVDGVVTEEVDYLSAIQEGQFVIAQANTVLTEEATFADELITARQKGESGLHPRDHVDYMDVATNQVVSIAASLIPFLEHDDANRALMGANMQRQAVPTLRADKPLVGTGIERNIAVDSGVTAVAKRGGQVQSVDASRIVVKVNEDELVPGEAGIDIYNLTKYTRSNQNTCINQRPTVLPGEPVARGDVLADGPSTDLGELALGQNMRIAFMPWNGYNFEDSILVSERVVQEDRFTTIHIQELSCVARDTKLGSEEITADIPNVGESALSKLDESGIVYIGAEVKGGDILVGKVTPKGETQLTPEEKLLRAIFGEKASDVKDTSLRVPNSVSGTIIDVQVFTRDGVEKDKRALEIEQMQLKEAKKDLTEEFQILEGGLLNRVKAVLLSGGYSEAKLDTIGRKQWLEQVLEDNALQTQLEQLAEQWDELKADFDKKFETKRRKITQGDDLAPGVLKIVKVYLAVKRRIQPGDKMAGRHGNKGVISKINPVEDMPYDEKGQPVDIVLNPLGVPSRMNIGQILEVHLGLAAKGIGDKINQMVKEQQELHKFREFLQKVYDLGDTRQKVDIAELSDDQVRTLIKNLRGGLPIATPVFDGASEALIKELLKLGDLPESGQLKLFDGRTGDSFERPVTVGYMYMLKLNHLVDDKMHARSTGSYSLVTQQPLGGKAQFGGQRFGEMEVWALEAYGAAYTLQEMLTVKSDDVNGRTKMYKNIVDGNHSMEPGMPESFNVLLKEIRSLGINIELEDEE